AGAACACAAAGTTAAAGGTAGTAGAGGAAACCAATCTTGGGTTGGTGTAAGGGTTTATTCATCTAAAGATTTATACAATTGGAAAAATGAAGGAGTTGCTTTAAAAGTAACAAAAGACCCATCATCTAAATTAGTAGAAGGCAGTGTAATTGAGCGCCCAAAAGTTATTTATAATGATAAAACTAAGAAATATGTTATGTGGTTTCATCACGAATTAAAAGGCAGAGGTTATGATGCTGCATTAGTTGGTGTTGCAGTTTCAGATAATGTTACAGGCCCTTATAATTATATAGATAGTTTTAGAATGCACGCTAATGTATGGCCTAAAAACTTTACTGAAAAACAAAAGGAGCATGCAAAAAAAATGTCACAAGAAAAATTAAAATGGGGTGAAGGTTCTGTACACGGTGTTTATTTCTTAAGAGATTTTAAAAGCGGACAAATGTCTAGAGATATGACGCTTTTTAAAGATGATGATGGTGTTGCATATCACATTACAGCATCCGAAGAAAATGGAACTTTAATAATATCTAAATTAAGTTCTGATTTTCTTTCGCTTTCAGATGAATATATACGTGTTTTTCCTGGAGGAAATAATGAGGCACCAGCTATATTTAAAAAAGATAAAAAGTATTTTATGATATCTTCTGGTTTAACAGGTTGGGACCCAAATAGTGCAAGATCTGCAATGGCAGATAATATGCTTGGTAGTTGGATTTCTTTAGGAAACCCTGCAAGAGGTAATGAAAAAGAAAGAAAAACTACTTTTCATAGTCAAAGTACTCACATTTTACCAGTAATGGGTAAAAAAGATGCTTATATTTTTATGGCAGATAGATGGATGCCTCAAAACGCAATTAATGGCAGATATGTATGGTTGCCAATTGAGTTTGAAGATGAAAAGCCAATAATAAAATGGTATTCTGAATGGAGTTTAGATTTTTTTGATAAATAAAAATTAATAATATGAAATTAAATAGTATTTGTTTAAGTTTTTTTATTCTACTGGTAATCAGCTTTAGCTGTAAAACTAAAGAAACTAACAGTAAAAACAGATTAGTAACAAGTAAAAAACTAAAAAATGTACAACCAAATGTTATCATAATTTTAATTGATGATGCTGGCTATGTAGATTTTGGTTTTATGGGTAGTGAAGATTTACAAACGCCTAACATAGATAAATTAGCAAAAAGCGGAGTTGTATTTACAGATGCACATGTTAGTGCAACAGTTTGTGCACCTTCTAGAGCAGGTTTAATTACGGGTAAATACCAACAACGATTTGGATTTGAGGCAAATGGAACAGCAGGAATTGGTTTAAGTGATAACGTAACTACAATTGCAAATGTGTTTCAAAAAAATGGTTACAATACATATGCTTTAGGAAAATGGCATTTAGGAGAAGACGTTTCAGACCATCCAAACCAAAGAGGTTTTGATGATTTTTATGGTTTTATTTCTGGTAGTAGATCTTATTTTCCAATAAAAAATCCATCAAGAAATGATATGTTACAAAATAATGGAGAACGTGTAGTTTTTGACGGTTATATGACAGATGTTTTAGGAGATCAATCTCTAAAATATATAGAGGATTCTAAAGACCAACCATTTTTTATGTATTTATCATACAATGCTGTGCATACCCCAATGCACGCTAAAAAAGAAGATTTAGAAAAATTTAAAAACCATCCAAGACAAAAATTAGCTGCAATGACTTGGTCTTTAGATAAAAACATAGGTAAATTAACAGATAAATTAGAAACCTTAGGGGTTAGAGATAATACAATTATATATTTTTTAAGTGATAATGGTGGGGCTCATAATAACGAATCGAAAACGGGGCCTTTAAAAGGTTGGAAAGGTAATAACTTTGAAGGTGGCCACCGTGTGCCATTTGTAATGAGTTGGCCTTCAATAATTAAAGGTAATGAGAAATTTAATGGATTAACCTCATCACTAGATATTTTTGCAACTTCAATAGCAGCAGCAAATATTTATGAAGAAAATTTAGAGTTAGATGGAGTTAATTTAATGCCATATTTAAATAATACTAAAACAGGTAATCCTCATAAAAACTTATTTTGGAAAAAACTAGAGGCTTCTGCAATTAGAACTGGAAATTACAAAATGATTACTTTAAATAATTATGGATCTGTAGTTTATAATCTGAAAGAAGACTTAGGAGAAACAAGAAATATAATAAATTCAAAAGTTTCTATTTCAGAAAATTTAAAGAAAACTTATAAAGATTGGGAAAAAACGTTAATGAAACCATTATGGGATGAAGGCGAAAGTTGGTTAAATGTTTCAAATCATATTCATCAAAGCTTAATGGAAAATAAAAAGACAGATTATAAAGATATTTGGAATCCTGCTTACAAGAAAGCACATCCAAAAAAGTAAGATTTTTTTAATTGTATTTACATTCTTTTTGGTTTTTTAATTAAATTTCAAAACTTAAAAAATAACGATATAAAGCTTATATCAAATGGACAAATATTTATACATTAATTTAATGTATAAATATTCTTTTATGAGTTTTTAATGCAAATAAATTGGTTGCGTAAGTCATCAATTATGTAGGCAATTGTTTAGATTGATCTATTATTGGAAAATAAAAAAGCCTTACAATTATAGAACTACTTTTTATTTAGTATGGCAGCATTTTCTAGCTAATCCTCACAAACCTCTTTTCTCTTCAGTAGCTTTAAACTTTACATACAAACATGATTCAGTTTGTATATGTCAAATTAATTTATCCTTAATATTTATAGCTTTAAATTATATAAATATTAATATAAAAGTATTTTTGTTGATGTTTTTAGTTGTTTTATCCATTTTTTCATGTATTCTAAATGCTAAATTGCACTCAGTTATGTTAATGAGATGTTAATTGAATCTTAATTTTAGTTAATACTTAAAGTGTTTATAAAAAACATTCTTTTAGCTTAACGTTTTTCTTACATAATAAACAATAAACGCAAACCAAATATTAAAGTATGAAGAATACAAAACATCTAATCGTCTTATTTATTTTACTTGCCCAAACTGTGTTTTCGCAAATTTCAATAGAGGGAACTGTAAAAGACCCGGAAGGAAACCTTTTACCTGGAGCCAGTGTTTTAGAGAAAGGGACCACGAATGGATTTTCAACAAATTTTGACGGTCAATATGTAATTTCAGTGTCAAATACAGATGCCGTTTTAGTTTTTGCCTATTTAGGGTACAAAAA
The nucleotide sequence above comes from Polaribacter butkevichii. Encoded proteins:
- a CDS encoding sulfatase-like hydrolase/transferase is translated as MKLNSICLSFFILLVISFSCKTKETNSKNRLVTSKKLKNVQPNVIIILIDDAGYVDFGFMGSEDLQTPNIDKLAKSGVVFTDAHVSATVCAPSRAGLITGKYQQRFGFEANGTAGIGLSDNVTTIANVFQKNGYNTYALGKWHLGEDVSDHPNQRGFDDFYGFISGSRSYFPIKNPSRNDMLQNNGERVVFDGYMTDVLGDQSLKYIEDSKDQPFFMYLSYNAVHTPMHAKKEDLEKFKNHPRQKLAAMTWSLDKNIGKLTDKLETLGVRDNTIIYFLSDNGGAHNNESKTGPLKGWKGNNFEGGHRVPFVMSWPSIIKGNEKFNGLTSSLDIFATSIAAANIYEENLELDGVNLMPYLNNTKTGNPHKNLFWKKLEASAIRTGNYKMITLNNYGSVVYNLKEDLGETRNIINSKVSISENLKKTYKDWEKTLMKPLWDEGESWLNVSNHIHQSLMENKKTDYKDIWNPAYKKAHPKK
- a CDS encoding glycoside hydrolase family 43 protein encodes the protein MKKVIKSIIYLSILIVSFHNYFAQEKHSSFKPGEIWKDTDGVHINAHGAGVLTKNDTYYLFGEHKVKGSRGNQSWVGVRVYSSKDLYNWKNEGVALKVTKDPSSKLVEGSVIERPKVIYNDKTKKYVMWFHHELKGRGYDAALVGVAVSDNVTGPYNYIDSFRMHANVWPKNFTEKQKEHAKKMSQEKLKWGEGSVHGVYFLRDFKSGQMSRDMTLFKDDDGVAYHITASEENGTLIISKLSSDFLSLSDEYIRVFPGGNNEAPAIFKKDKKYFMISSGLTGWDPNSARSAMADNMLGSWISLGNPARGNEKERKTTFHSQSTHILPVMGKKDAYIFMADRWMPQNAINGRYVWLPIEFEDEKPIIKWYSEWSLDFFDK